In one window of Chanodichthys erythropterus isolate Z2021 chromosome 23, ASM2448905v1, whole genome shotgun sequence DNA:
- the eef1a1l3 gene encoding elongation factor 1-alpha-like isoform X1 — protein MAKERIHINLVIIGHVDSGKSTTTGHLVYKCGGIDHRTIEKYEKAATQMGKSSFKYAWVLDKLKAERERGITIDISLLKFNTQKFTFTIIDAPGHRDFIKNMITGTSQADAALLIVSAAKGEFEAGISRNGQTREHALLAYTLGVKQLMVCVNKMDLTEPPFSQKRYDEVVKNVSVFIKKIGFEIGAVPFIPVSGWSGENMIAPSQKMLWFKGWKLKRKAGHSNGRTLLEVLDSLLPPVRNASKPLRLPLQDVYKIGGVGTVPVGKIETGVLKPGMVLTFSPAKLTAEVKSIEMHHQGLQTALPGHNVGFNIKNVSVKNLRRGDVAGNSQQDPPSDVNSFIAQIIMLNHPGKIKVGYSPVLDCHTTHVSCRFAELREKLDRRTGKKLEDWPQYLMSGDGATVKLIPNKPLCVESFFHYPPLGRFAVRDLKQTVAVGVIKSVEKKAPSEIYQAKSKSDEPKMIGPDYTFLFLVT, from the exons ATGGCCAAAGAAAGGATCCATATTAACTTGGTCATCATTGGCCATGTAGACAGTGGTAAATCTACAACCACTGGTCATCTGGTCTACAAATGTGGAGGAATTGACCATAGAACTATTGAGAAATATGAAAAGGCTGCAACCCAG ATGGGAAAGAGTTCCTTCAAGTATGCCTGGGTGCTGGACAAACTGAAAGCAGAAAGGGAACGTGGCATTACAATTGACATTTCCCTGCTGAAATTCAACACTCAGAAATTCACATTTACCATAATTGATGCGCCAGGCCATCGTGACTTCATCAAGAACATGATCACTGGGACCTCACAG GCTGATGCTGCTCTACTGATCGTCTCTGCTGCAAAGGGTGAATTTGAGGCTGGGATTTCTCGCAATGGTCAGACAAGAGAGCATGCTTTGCTGGCTTACACCCTTGGGGTCAAACAGCTCATGGTCTGTGTTAACAAAATGGACCTGACTGAGCCACCGTTCAGCCAGAAACGTTACGATGAGGTGGTGAAGAACGTTTCTGTGTTCATCAAGAAGATTGGCTTTGAGATCGGTGCTGTACCTTTCATACCTGTTTCTGGCTGGAGTGGTGAGAACATGATTGCTCCATCTCAGAAG ATGCTGTGGTTCAAAGGGTGGAAGCTCAAGAGGAAAGCCGGCCATTCAAATGGTCGAACCTTGTTGGAGGTGCTCGATTCCCTACTTCCCCCAGTCCGTAATGCAAGCAAGCCACTGCGCCTTCCCCTACAAGATGTCTACAAGATTGGTG gtGTTGGCACAGTCCCTGTGGGTAAGATTGAGACTGGGGTCTTAAAGCCTGGAATGGTTCTGACCTTCTCGCCAGCAAAATTAACTGCAGAGGTTAAGTCCATTGAGATGCATCACCAGGGGCTTCAGACTGCCCTCCCTGGCCACAATGTGGGCTTCAACATCAAAAATGTGTCTGTAAAAAATCTTCGGAGAGGTGACGTAGCAGGAAATTCACAGCAGGACCCGCCGTCAGATGTCAACAGTTTTATTGCTCAG ATCATAATGCTGAACCACCCAGGCAAAATCAAGGTTGGTTACTCCCCTGTACTCGACTGCCACACGACCCATGTTTCTTGTCGTTTTGCTGAGCTGAGGGAGAAGCTAGATCGACGTACGGGCAAGAAACTGGAGGACTGGCCCCAGTACCTGATGTCAGGAGATGGTGCCACAGTCAAACTCATCCCAAACAAACCCCTATGTGTGGAGAGCTTCTTTCATTATCCACCTTTGG GTCGATTTGCTGTAAGGGATTTAAAACAGACTGTTGCTGTTGGGGTCATCAAATCTGTGGAGAAG AAGGCTCCAAGTGAAATTTATCAAGCAAAAAGTAAATCGGATGAACCGAAGATGATTGGACCTGATTACACGTTTCTGTTTTTGGTTACAtag
- the eef1a1l3 gene encoding elongation factor 1-alpha-like isoform X3, whose protein sequence is MAKERIHINLVIIGHVDSGKSTTTGHLVYKCGGIDHRTIEKYEKAATQMGKSSFKYAWVLDKLKAERERGITIDISLLKFNTQKFTFTIIDAPGHRDFIKNMITGTSQADAALLIVSAAKGEFEAGISRNGQTREHALLAYTLGVKQLMVCVNKMDLTEPPFSQKRYDEVVKNVSVFIKKIGFEIGAVPFIPVSGWSGENMIAPSQKMLWFKGWKLKRKAGHSNGRTLLEVLDSLLPPVRNASKPLRLPLQDVYKIGGVGTVPVGKIETGVLKPGMVLTFSPAKLTAEVKSIEMHHQGLQTALPGHNVGFNIKNVSVKNLRRGDVAGNSQQDPPSDVNSFIAQIIMLNHPGKIKVGYSPVLDCHTTHVSCRFAELREKLDRRTGKKLEDWPQYLMSGDGATVKLIPNKPLCVESFFHYPPLGRFAVRDLKQTVAVGVIKSVEKRSHGSTKTTKNAVKHAS, encoded by the exons ATGGCCAAAGAAAGGATCCATATTAACTTGGTCATCATTGGCCATGTAGACAGTGGTAAATCTACAACCACTGGTCATCTGGTCTACAAATGTGGAGGAATTGACCATAGAACTATTGAGAAATATGAAAAGGCTGCAACCCAG ATGGGAAAGAGTTCCTTCAAGTATGCCTGGGTGCTGGACAAACTGAAAGCAGAAAGGGAACGTGGCATTACAATTGACATTTCCCTGCTGAAATTCAACACTCAGAAATTCACATTTACCATAATTGATGCGCCAGGCCATCGTGACTTCATCAAGAACATGATCACTGGGACCTCACAG GCTGATGCTGCTCTACTGATCGTCTCTGCTGCAAAGGGTGAATTTGAGGCTGGGATTTCTCGCAATGGTCAGACAAGAGAGCATGCTTTGCTGGCTTACACCCTTGGGGTCAAACAGCTCATGGTCTGTGTTAACAAAATGGACCTGACTGAGCCACCGTTCAGCCAGAAACGTTACGATGAGGTGGTGAAGAACGTTTCTGTGTTCATCAAGAAGATTGGCTTTGAGATCGGTGCTGTACCTTTCATACCTGTTTCTGGCTGGAGTGGTGAGAACATGATTGCTCCATCTCAGAAG ATGCTGTGGTTCAAAGGGTGGAAGCTCAAGAGGAAAGCCGGCCATTCAAATGGTCGAACCTTGTTGGAGGTGCTCGATTCCCTACTTCCCCCAGTCCGTAATGCAAGCAAGCCACTGCGCCTTCCCCTACAAGATGTCTACAAGATTGGTG gtGTTGGCACAGTCCCTGTGGGTAAGATTGAGACTGGGGTCTTAAAGCCTGGAATGGTTCTGACCTTCTCGCCAGCAAAATTAACTGCAGAGGTTAAGTCCATTGAGATGCATCACCAGGGGCTTCAGACTGCCCTCCCTGGCCACAATGTGGGCTTCAACATCAAAAATGTGTCTGTAAAAAATCTTCGGAGAGGTGACGTAGCAGGAAATTCACAGCAGGACCCGCCGTCAGATGTCAACAGTTTTATTGCTCAG ATCATAATGCTGAACCACCCAGGCAAAATCAAGGTTGGTTACTCCCCTGTACTCGACTGCCACACGACCCATGTTTCTTGTCGTTTTGCTGAGCTGAGGGAGAAGCTAGATCGACGTACGGGCAAGAAACTGGAGGACTGGCCCCAGTACCTGATGTCAGGAGATGGTGCCACAGTCAAACTCATCCCAAACAAACCCCTATGTGTGGAGAGCTTCTTTCATTATCCACCTTTGG GTCGATTTGCTGTAAGGGATTTAAAACAGACTGTTGCTGTTGGGGTCATCAAATCTGTGGAGAAG CGTTCACATGGATCCAcaaaaacgactaaaaacgctgttAAGCATGCCAGTTAG
- the eef1a1l3 gene encoding elongation factor 1-alpha-like isoform X2: MAKERIHINLVIIGHVDSGKSTTTGHLVYKCGGIDHRTIEKYEKAATQMGKSSFKYAWVLDKLKAERERGITIDISLLKFNTQKFTFTIIDAPGHRDFIKNMITGTSQADAALLIVSAAKGEFEAGISRNGQTREHALLAYTLGVKQLMVCVNKMDLTEPPFSQKRYDEVVKNVSVFIKKIGFEIGAVPFIPVSGWSGENMIAPSQKMLWFKGWKLKRKAGHSNGRTLLEVLDSLLPPVRNASKPLRLPLQDVYKIGGVGTVPVGKIETGVLKPGMVLTFSPAKLTAEVKSIEMHHQGLQTALPGHNVGFNIKNVSVKNLRRGDVAGNSQQDPPSDVNSFIAQIIMLNHPGKIKVGYSPVLDCHTTHVSCRFAELREKLDRRTGKKLEDWPQYLMSGDGATVKLIPNKPLCVESFFHYPPLGRFAVRDLKQTVAVGVIKSVEKVDQAKKTQKAPVSK, from the exons ATGGCCAAAGAAAGGATCCATATTAACTTGGTCATCATTGGCCATGTAGACAGTGGTAAATCTACAACCACTGGTCATCTGGTCTACAAATGTGGAGGAATTGACCATAGAACTATTGAGAAATATGAAAAGGCTGCAACCCAG ATGGGAAAGAGTTCCTTCAAGTATGCCTGGGTGCTGGACAAACTGAAAGCAGAAAGGGAACGTGGCATTACAATTGACATTTCCCTGCTGAAATTCAACACTCAGAAATTCACATTTACCATAATTGATGCGCCAGGCCATCGTGACTTCATCAAGAACATGATCACTGGGACCTCACAG GCTGATGCTGCTCTACTGATCGTCTCTGCTGCAAAGGGTGAATTTGAGGCTGGGATTTCTCGCAATGGTCAGACAAGAGAGCATGCTTTGCTGGCTTACACCCTTGGGGTCAAACAGCTCATGGTCTGTGTTAACAAAATGGACCTGACTGAGCCACCGTTCAGCCAGAAACGTTACGATGAGGTGGTGAAGAACGTTTCTGTGTTCATCAAGAAGATTGGCTTTGAGATCGGTGCTGTACCTTTCATACCTGTTTCTGGCTGGAGTGGTGAGAACATGATTGCTCCATCTCAGAAG ATGCTGTGGTTCAAAGGGTGGAAGCTCAAGAGGAAAGCCGGCCATTCAAATGGTCGAACCTTGTTGGAGGTGCTCGATTCCCTACTTCCCCCAGTCCGTAATGCAAGCAAGCCACTGCGCCTTCCCCTACAAGATGTCTACAAGATTGGTG gtGTTGGCACAGTCCCTGTGGGTAAGATTGAGACTGGGGTCTTAAAGCCTGGAATGGTTCTGACCTTCTCGCCAGCAAAATTAACTGCAGAGGTTAAGTCCATTGAGATGCATCACCAGGGGCTTCAGACTGCCCTCCCTGGCCACAATGTGGGCTTCAACATCAAAAATGTGTCTGTAAAAAATCTTCGGAGAGGTGACGTAGCAGGAAATTCACAGCAGGACCCGCCGTCAGATGTCAACAGTTTTATTGCTCAG ATCATAATGCTGAACCACCCAGGCAAAATCAAGGTTGGTTACTCCCCTGTACTCGACTGCCACACGACCCATGTTTCTTGTCGTTTTGCTGAGCTGAGGGAGAAGCTAGATCGACGTACGGGCAAGAAACTGGAGGACTGGCCCCAGTACCTGATGTCAGGAGATGGTGCCACAGTCAAACTCATCCCAAACAAACCCCTATGTGTGGAGAGCTTCTTTCATTATCCACCTTTGG GTCGATTTGCTGTAAGGGATTTAAAACAGACTGTTGCTGTTGGGGTCATCAAATCTGTGGAGAAGGTGGACCAAGCCAAAAAGACACAGAAAGCTCCTGTATCAAAATGA